The Naumovozyma castellii chromosome 5, complete genome genomic interval GAAAAGTAATAAGTTTGATATGGAACAAAAAATACACATTATGCAATTGTTATCACGTCTTATTGGTACCCATAAGTTGACTGTTTTGGGTATATATACCTTTTtcttaaaatatttgacaCCAAAGCAAAGAGATGTGACTAAGATTATGGCTGCCTGTGCTCAAGCTTCTCATGATATGGTTCCACCTGAAGTGTTAAACGTTATGGTGAGAAAGATTGCAGATGAATTTGTATCAGATGGTGTTGCCTCAGAGGTGGCTGCTGCTGGTTTAAATACCATTAGAGAAATATGTTCTCGTGCTCCATTggcaattgaagaaactttATTACAAGACTTAGTAGAATATAAGGGTTCCAAAGCTAAGGGTGTCAATATGGCTGCTAAGGGTTTAATCTCATTATATAGAGAAGTGGCCCCTGAAAtgttaaagaagaaagatcGTGGTAAGACAGCCTCTTTGGAATTACAAGCGATGGCAAGAGAGGGTAAAGGCAGATCTAAGAGACCACAATTTGGTATTCAAAATGATACACAAGGTATTGCTGGTATCGAATTATTAGCCAAATGGAAGCGTGATCAAGGTGGCGAGGACGTTAACGAGGATGAAAGTAACGCCGCTAATTGGGAAGTGGATGgtgacgatgatgaagaaaatggatCTGATATTGATGGTGACTGGGTCACTGTGGAGAGTGATAAAGAATATGACGTTAATATGGATGATAGTGATGGTGAAGAGACgaagaaaacaaagaagaaggatgAAGGTGATTCAGATCTTGAATTAAgtgacgatgatgatgctgaAAATGCCAAGGAGGCGCCTATAGATGCTGAGACAGCATTCCAAGAATTAGCCTCCACAAGAATCTTGACCCCTGCTGATTTCGCCAAGTTGAAGGAGTTACGTACGGAGGAAAACGTATCGAAGATTATGGGTGTGAATAAGAATCATGGTGAGGATATAGTGGACGTGGATAGACTAACGGGTCCAATCAAGTACAAGCAAACAAGAGAGGAAAGAATAGCTAAGGTGATGGAGGGCCGTGAGGGACGTGAGAAGTTCGGTAGTAGACGTGGTAAACGTGATCAACAGCGTTCCACCACGAATCGTGAGAAGgagagaagaaagaactTTGTCATGGCGATCCATAAGAGAGCAGTGAGAGGGAAGCAAAAGATGTCGCTAAGAGACAAGCAGAAGGTGTTACGTGCACACATCACGaagcaaaagaagaagggtCATTGATTGACCGCTATGCAGATAGACAGCCttgtatattaatattatgaTCGTTATTATCGTTATTACTATTGTTTTGTGACGTCGCTGTTAACGGCTCGTAAATCCGAACTGAAGTGTGGGGGCGATTAAACTCCGTCGGGGAAACAGGAAAAGCCGTCTTGATGTTTACTCGATGGAATGTATATAAGGAGACCTGTCGAATTGGAGTAACATGGGCATTCTGGTTCTGTTTCCCATAGGACCCGTCCAAACAAGATGTTTTCCAAGACAGTTAAAGCAAATTTCAGCAAAGTAACACCGATCCTCAAGGTCAAGAGGAACCTGTCCATTCATGAATTTCGTTCTAGTGAGTTACTTCAACGTTATCACGTCGGGACACCTCGAGGTATAGTCGCCTTCACGCCAGATGAGGCATTCCAGGCTGCTAAACAGTTAGGGTTCAAAGATATGGTCGTTAAGGCACAAGCTCTAACTGGTGGTAGAGGTAAGGGTCACTTTGAATCTGGGTATAAGAGTGGTGTTCATATGGTTAAGACACCAGAGGAAGCTCGTCAAGTTGCCTCTGAGATGATTGGtaagaaattgataacTAAACAGACAGGTGCTAAGGGTAAAATTGTCTCC includes:
- the SDA1 gene encoding Sda1p (ancestral locus Anc_5.81), which produces MAKQGRAATLPNNIILLQNLVKRDPESYHEEFLQQYAHYESLRDIFLLQGVGSDTVNGIETGSNTVNMTVESENAVGSTAQLIELIGFVSQVCSCFPKETANFPNELRQLLLDHHTMLPFELKEKILTSLTMLRNKGVITPEELIQTLFPLLVAYSNQGNSLGVNSHAKELRSLVYKGVVSLMRSCNVGSKNQKLNKSTQAICFNLLDEGDSKGIWAAKLTRELWRRGIWDDSRTVEIMTQSALHDDVKIALSGIMFFLDADREREENFEEKSDDEDEIDVTALRHRLQINKKSSKRGKKLENAIKTVKKKNKKNANGNDGSNGYLNFSAMHLLRDPQGFAERLFKEHLSGKKSNKFDMEQKIHIMQLLSRLIGTHKLTVLGIYTFFLKYLTPKQRDVTKIMAACAQASHDMVPPEVLNVMVRKIADEFVSDGVASEVAAAGLNTIREICSRAPLAIEETLLQDLVEYKGSKAKGVNMAAKGLISLYREVAPEMLKKKDRGKTASLELQAMAREGKGRSKRPQFGIQNDTQGIAGIELLAKWKRDQGGEDVNEDESNAANWEVDGDDDEENGSDIDGDWVTVESDKEYDVNMDDSDGEETKKTKKKDEGDSDLELSDDDDAENAKEAPIDAETAFQELASTRILTPADFAKLKELRTEENVSKIMGVNKNHGEDIVDVDRLTGPIKYKQTREERIAKVMEGREGREKFGSRRGKRDQQRSTTNREKERRKNFVMAIHKRAVRGKQKMSLRDKQKVLRAHITKQKKKGH